A window of Vescimonas fastidiosa contains these coding sequences:
- the hfq gene encoding RNA chaperone Hfq has product MKKANLQDIFLTKVRKQAVPVTVFLMNGFQLRGVITGFDSFSLVLDSDGRQQFIYKHAVSTLVPLRPLSLREEEGDD; this is encoded by the coding sequence ATGAAAAAGGCAAATTTACAGGACATTTTTCTCACCAAGGTACGCAAGCAGGCCGTTCCCGTCACGGTATTTCTGATGAACGGCTTCCAGCTTCGAGGCGTAATCACCGGCTTCGACAGCTTTTCCCTGGTGCTTGACAGCGACGGCCGCCAGCAGTTTATCTACAAGCACGCCGTCTCCACCCTTGTGCCCCTGCGCCCTCTCTCTCTGCGGGAGGAGGAAGGGGACGACTGA
- a CDS encoding HlyD family efflux transporter periplasmic adaptor subunit, with translation MRSTPIFKILSLAVLVAVVTLLGIEGYRYFHRSVSVSVAYTGQVTDSLSVTGWVVRQETPLPDTSGTLLRQVQEGEKVHAGQAVAMAYASKSALEVVSRLEDTELKLQQLQFARSSFLDSDAALKVDSDISDSILRLHIATADGDYATATQEMSAMKTAVLKRSYSYESLEQIDQAIAQTRSDISSLQNQLSGATSVKTAVAGVYSGSTDGSEETLTPDFLTDVTPARLDALSTGSAVKSAGKIITDNTWYFAANIPAQQARELQVGQEVTLRLSKGLQQDTPAYVQSISAEEDGHVAVVLSCTRYISQVTLLRHQQGEILLREYKGLRVPSAALRMDEDGSLQLFCRLGAYVYSKPVDLVYRGDGFCLVRSAQGAADERILRQGDLVISTARALTDGMIFPDN, from the coding sequence ATGCGATCCACTCCCATTTTCAAAATTCTCTCCCTGGCGGTGCTTGTGGCCGTGGTGACGCTTTTGGGCATAGAGGGCTACCGGTATTTCCACCGGTCCGTGTCCGTCTCCGTGGCCTACACCGGCCAGGTGACCGACAGCCTCTCCGTCACCGGCTGGGTGGTCCGTCAGGAGACGCCCCTGCCCGACACCTCCGGCACCCTCCTGCGCCAGGTTCAGGAAGGGGAGAAGGTCCACGCCGGCCAGGCCGTAGCCATGGCCTACGCCAGCAAGAGCGCTCTGGAGGTGGTGAGCCGGCTGGAGGACACGGAGCTGAAGCTGCAGCAGCTTCAGTTTGCCCGCAGCTCCTTTTTGGACAGCGACGCCGCCCTGAAGGTGGACAGCGATATTTCCGACAGCATTCTCCGCCTGCACATAGCCACGGCGGACGGCGACTATGCCACCGCCACCCAGGAGATGTCCGCCATGAAAACCGCCGTGCTCAAGCGCAGCTACAGCTATGAGTCCCTGGAGCAGATCGACCAGGCCATCGCCCAGACCCGCAGCGATATTTCCTCTCTGCAAAATCAGCTCTCCGGCGCCACCTCGGTAAAAACCGCTGTTGCCGGAGTCTACAGCGGCTCCACCGACGGCAGCGAGGAGACCCTCACCCCGGACTTTTTGACGGATGTGACCCCCGCCCGGCTGGACGCTCTCAGCACCGGCTCCGCCGTGAAGAGCGCCGGCAAGATCATCACCGATAACACCTGGTACTTCGCCGCCAATATCCCCGCCCAGCAGGCCCGGGAGCTTCAGGTGGGCCAGGAGGTCACTCTCCGCCTGAGCAAGGGCCTGCAGCAGGACACCCCTGCCTATGTTCAGTCCATCAGCGCCGAGGAGGACGGTCATGTGGCCGTGGTCCTCTCCTGCACCCGCTATATCTCCCAGGTCACCCTCCTGCGCCATCAGCAGGGGGAGATCCTCCTGCGGGAGTATAAGGGCCTCCGGGTCCCCTCCGCCGCCCTGCGCATGGACGAGGATGGCTCGCTGCAGCTTTTCTGCCGCCTGGGCGCCTATGTGTACAGCAAGCCCGTAGACCTGGTGTACCGGGGCGACGGCTTCTGCCTGGTCCGCTCCGCCCAGGGCGCCGCAGATGAGCGGATCCTCCGCCAGGGCGATTTGGTCATCTCCACCGCCCGGGCCCTCACCGACGGCATGATCTTCCCGGACAACTGA
- a CDS encoding YggS family pyridoxal phosphate-dependent enzyme has translation MSISENIASIRLRIEAAAAKTGRTGADITLVGASKMNDAAACREAIAAGIDALGENRVQEMTRKLSENAYDGAPLHFIGHLQRNKVKQVVGKAALIQSVGSLALLDEIEKTAEKLGIVQDILLEVNIGGEEAKSGFAPAEAPEAARYAKTLSHVQVLGLMTIPPVESAPGENLPFFAQMQALYVDINQNIYDNKFKYLSMGMSGDFAEAIESGSNMVRVGSAIFGARDYSK, from the coding sequence ATGTCCATATCCGAAAACATTGCGTCCATCCGCCTGCGAATCGAAGCCGCCGCCGCTAAAACCGGCCGCACCGGTGCGGACATCACCCTGGTGGGCGCCAGCAAAATGAACGACGCCGCCGCCTGCCGGGAGGCCATCGCCGCCGGCATTGATGCCCTGGGCGAAAACCGCGTTCAGGAGATGACCCGGAAGCTCTCGGAAAACGCCTACGACGGCGCACCCCTGCACTTCATCGGCCATCTCCAGCGCAACAAGGTCAAGCAGGTGGTGGGCAAGGCGGCGCTGATCCAGTCCGTGGGCTCTCTGGCCCTGCTGGATGAGATCGAGAAAACCGCCGAAAAGCTGGGCATCGTCCAGGACATCCTTCTGGAGGTGAATATCGGCGGCGAGGAGGCCAAGAGCGGCTTTGCCCCCGCCGAGGCCCCCGAGGCCGCCCGCTACGCCAAGACCCTGTCCCATGTGCAGGTGCTGGGTCTCATGACCATTCCCCCCGTGGAGTCGGCTCCCGGGGAAAATCTCCCGTTTTTTGCCCAAATGCAGGCTCTTTATGTTGACATAAATCAAAATATATACGATAATAAGTTTAAGTATTTGTCGATGGGTATGAGCGGCGACTTTGCCGAGGCCATCGAGTCCGGCAGCAATATGGTCCGTGTTGGATCGGCCATTTTCGGCGCCAGAGATTACAGCAAGTAA
- a CDS encoding cell division protein SepF → MSLMDEFKKIIHPYDDEDYDYENEDQFPTQRPGKESAFDDRKEDRRSDDRRNKVVNIHATTQLKVVLVKPERFENASEIADHLREKRTVVLNLESTNKDIARRLIDFLSGVAYAGDGKIKKVSANTYIITPYSVDLMGDLIDELESSGLYL, encoded by the coding sequence ATGAGCTTGATGGACGAATTCAAGAAGATCATCCACCCCTATGACGATGAAGATTACGACTATGAAAACGAGGATCAGTTCCCCACCCAGCGCCCCGGCAAGGAGTCCGCTTTCGACGACCGCAAGGAAGACCGCCGCAGCGACGACCGGCGCAACAAGGTGGTGAATATCCACGCCACCACCCAGCTGAAGGTGGTGCTGGTGAAGCCCGAGCGCTTTGAAAACGCCTCCGAGATCGCCGACCACCTCCGGGAAAAGCGCACCGTGGTACTGAATCTGGAGAGCACCAATAAGGACATTGCCCGGCGGCTTATCGACTTCCTCTCCGGCGTGGCCTACGCCGGTGACGGCAAAATCAAGAAGGTCTCCGCCAACACCTACATCATCACCCCCTACTCCGTAGACCTCATGGGTGACCTTATCGACGAGCTGGAGAGCAGCGGTCTTTACCTGTAA
- a CDS encoding DivIVA domain-containing protein: MFTPQEVSEKTFPKSSSFSSGYDLAAVDEFLDTLTEDYTALYKENAALKAKLKILAEKLEEYRATEDTMRSMLLAAQKMAASMTDEAKEKSEKMLAEARSQREQILEEAQNAAAVANRDFQQKTEAARQKLSAAEEAMQDYVAKSLALCRTQMQFLEKLPHSDLPAQESAEAQETVPAAQAAPAQEAAPAQEAVPAQETVPAEEAVQAEEPRDDAPTQDTVRIIGKDILSAYEKQQAPEPDHTLHPDTDFVSEFKLDLDELKFGRNYDPEKN, translated from the coding sequence ATGTTCACACCACAGGAAGTTTCCGAAAAAACATTCCCCAAATCCTCATCCTTTTCCAGCGGCTACGATCTGGCCGCCGTGGACGAGTTTTTGGACACGCTCACCGAGGACTATACAGCCCTCTATAAGGAAAACGCCGCGCTGAAGGCCAAGCTGAAGATTTTAGCCGAAAAGCTGGAGGAGTACCGCGCCACCGAGGACACCATGCGCTCCATGCTCCTGGCCGCTCAGAAGATGGCCGCCTCCATGACCGACGAGGCCAAGGAGAAGTCCGAGAAGATGCTTGCCGAGGCCCGGAGCCAGCGGGAGCAGATTCTGGAGGAGGCGCAGAACGCCGCCGCCGTGGCCAACCGCGACTTCCAGCAAAAGACCGAGGCCGCCCGGCAAAAGCTCTCCGCCGCCGAGGAGGCCATGCAGGACTATGTGGCCAAGAGCCTGGCCCTGTGCCGGACGCAGATGCAGTTTTTAGAGAAGCTGCCCCATAGCGACCTGCCTGCCCAGGAGAGTGCCGAAGCCCAGGAGACTGTCCCCGCTGCGCAGGCCGCTCCTGCCCAGGAGGCCGCCCCCGCCCAGGAAGCCGTCCCCGCCCAGGAGACCGTCCCCGCCGAGGAGGCTGTCCAGGCAGAAGAACCCCGGGACGACGCCCCGACCCAGGACACCGTCCGCATCATCGGAAAGGACATTCTCAGCGCTTACGAAAAGCAGCAGGCCCCCGAGCCCGACCACACCCTGCACCCGGACACGGACTTTGTCTCCGAGTTCAAGCTGGACCTGGACGAGCTGAAGTTCGGCCGCAACTACGACCCCGAAAAGAACTGA
- a CDS encoding HAD family hydrolase: MEKPIIALLYDFDKTLCTTDMEDYTFIPALGYKPAEFWKKANDFGYNNRMDGLLAYMYTMIEECRAQNIRLDRDFLVRCGHDIQLFPGVQDWFARINAFGESQGVAIEHYVISSGLREIIEGSGISHEFKEIYACEFFYDARGLASWPKLDVNFTNKTQFVYRINKGVLDVSDDRTLNASMPDDSKRIPFTNMIYIGDGLSDVPCMKMMRSYGGEAIAVYQEENRQGVEDLLSKGRVDFIFPADYRAGTDLETTVQNIIRKMAITDALTEENSRQLRQLGRGDLPYQASLFE, encoded by the coding sequence ATGGAAAAGCCCATCATCGCCCTTCTCTACGATTTCGATAAAACCCTCTGCACCACCGACATGGAGGACTACACCTTCATTCCCGCCCTGGGCTATAAGCCCGCCGAATTCTGGAAAAAGGCCAACGACTTCGGCTATAACAACCGCATGGACGGCCTTCTGGCCTATATGTATACCATGATCGAGGAGTGCCGGGCCCAAAACATCCGTCTGGACCGGGACTTTCTGGTTCGCTGCGGCCATGATATACAGCTCTTCCCCGGCGTGCAGGACTGGTTTGCCCGCATCAACGCCTTCGGCGAGAGCCAGGGCGTAGCCATTGAGCATTATGTCATCTCCTCCGGTCTCCGGGAGATCATCGAGGGCAGCGGCATCAGCCACGAGTTTAAGGAGATCTACGCCTGCGAGTTTTTCTATGATGCCCGGGGTCTGGCCTCCTGGCCCAAGCTGGATGTCAACTTTACCAATAAGACCCAGTTTGTCTACCGCATCAATAAGGGCGTGCTGGATGTGTCCGACGACCGCACCCTCAACGCCTCCATGCCCGACGACAGCAAGCGCATCCCCTTCACCAACATGATCTACATTGGCGACGGTCTCTCCGATGTGCCCTGCATGAAGATGATGCGCTCCTACGGCGGCGAGGCCATCGCCGTCTATCAGGAGGAAAACCGCCAGGGCGTAGAGGACTTGCTGAGCAAGGGCCGGGTGGATTTTATCTTCCCCGCCGACTACCGTGCCGGCACGGACCTGGAGACCACCGTCCAAAACATCATCCGGAAAATGGCCATTACCGATGCCCTGACCGAGGAAAACAGCCGCCAGCTCCGGCAGCTGGGCCGGGGCGACCTGCCGTATCAGGCCAGCCTATTTGAATAA
- a CDS encoding ROK family protein: protein MKQYIGIDLGGTGIKGAVVREDGEILARQTCPTRPRRGPAAVAEDIGAMIRTLGRGREVAGVGLGCPGTVDDRAGTVVYACNIGWVNYDVRRTLEDTGFSVRLVNDANAAALAEAAVGAAKGTRSAVVVTLGTGIGGGVVLDGHLLTGFTGAASELGHMCIVADGESCACGRRGCWETYASATALIRRTEAAMAAHPDSALHRIAREKGGVDGRTAFAGQEAGDPAATRVVAEYIRYLGVGIANLVNIFFPEVIALGGGIANQGETLLRPLRAQVQSQEYGSAYTKKHPRIVTCTLGSDAGVIGAALFAAEKPE, encoded by the coding sequence ATGAAGCAGTACATCGGCATCGACCTGGGCGGCACCGGCATCAAGGGGGCCGTGGTCCGGGAGGACGGGGAAATTTTGGCCCGGCAGACCTGCCCCACCCGGCCGCGGCGAGGCCCGGCGGCGGTGGCGGAGGATATTGGCGCCATGATCCGTACCCTGGGCCGGGGCCGGGAGGTGGCCGGCGTGGGCCTGGGCTGCCCCGGTACGGTGGATGACCGGGCGGGCACCGTGGTGTACGCCTGCAACATCGGCTGGGTGAACTATGATGTGCGCCGGACCCTGGAGGACACGGGCTTTTCCGTGCGCCTGGTAAATGATGCCAACGCGGCGGCCCTGGCAGAGGCGGCGGTGGGGGCGGCCAAGGGCACCCGAAGCGCCGTAGTGGTGACCCTGGGCACCGGCATAGGCGGCGGCGTGGTGCTGGACGGGCACCTGCTCACGGGCTTTACCGGGGCGGCCAGCGAGCTGGGACATATGTGCATTGTGGCCGACGGGGAGAGCTGCGCCTGTGGCCGCCGGGGCTGCTGGGAGACCTATGCCTCCGCCACGGCGCTGATACGCCGGACGGAGGCGGCTATGGCGGCCCACCCGGACAGCGCCCTGCACCGCATCGCCCGGGAAAAGGGCGGCGTAGATGGCCGCACGGCCTTTGCCGGGCAGGAGGCCGGAGATCCGGCAGCCACCCGGGTGGTTGCGGAGTACATCCGGTATCTGGGTGTGGGGATCGCCAACCTGGTGAATATCTTTTTCCCGGAGGTCATAGCCCTGGGCGGCGGCATCGCCAACCAGGGGGAAACGCTGCTGCGGCCCCTGCGCGCCCAGGTACAGAGCCAGGAATATGGCTCCGCCTACACGAAAAAGCACCCCCGCATCGTGACCTGCACCCTGGGCAGCGACGCCGGTGTCATCGGCGCGGCCCTCTTTGCCGCGGAAAAGCCGGAATAA
- the ppdK gene encoding pyruvate, phosphate dikinase: protein MSKKFCYLFTEGNASMRELLGGKGANLAEMTNIGLPVPQGFTITTEACTQYYEDGQKINDEIMAEIMEYIEKMEKITGKKFGDHENPLLVSVRSGARASMPGMMDTILNLGLNEDVVGVIAAKSGNPRWAWDCYRRFIQMYSDVVMEVGKKYFEQLIDEMKEKKGVTQDVELSAEDLKELAMQFKAEYKAKIGADFPSDPKEQLIGAIKAVFRSWDNPRANVYRRDNDIPYSWGTAVNVQSMAFGNMGDDCGTGVAFTRNPATGEKKLMGEFLTNAQGEDVVAGVRTPMPIDQMAEKFPEAYAQFVDVCKTLEDHYRDMQDMEFTVEHGKLYMLQTRNGKRTAKAALKIACDLVDEGMISEQQAVAMIDPRNLDTLLHPQFDAEALKKAQPAGKALPASPGAACGKIVFTAEDAKAWAARGEKVVLVRLETSPEDIEGMKAAQGILTVRGGMTSHAAVVARGMGTCCVSGCSAIAMDEENKKFTLSGKTYHEGDWLSLDGSTGNIYDGAMPTVDATIGGEFGRIMGWADKYRRLKVRTNADTPHDAAKARELGAQGIGLCRTEHMFFEGDRIEAIREMICSDTVEEREAALAKLLPMQQGDFEGIYEAMEGCPVTIRFLDPPLHEFVPTEEADIEKLAKAQGKTVEQIKNIIAALHEFNPMMGHRGCRLAVTFPEIAAMQTRAVIRAAINVQKKHPDWTMVPEIMIPLVGEVKELKYVKDIVVTTADQELAAAGMDMKYLVGTMIEIPRAALTADQIATEAQFFSFGTNDLTQMTFGFSRDDAGKFLGAYYDKKIYENDPFAKLDQVGVGKLVKMAAEMGRATRPDIHLGICGEHGGDPSSVEFCHKVGLDYVSCSPFRVPIARLAAAQAAIKEQRQ, encoded by the coding sequence ATGAGCAAAAAATTCTGCTATCTGTTTACCGAGGGTAATGCATCCATGCGCGAGCTGCTGGGCGGCAAGGGTGCAAACCTGGCTGAGATGACCAACATCGGTCTGCCGGTTCCCCAGGGCTTCACCATTACCACCGAGGCCTGCACCCAGTACTATGAGGACGGACAGAAGATCAATGACGAGATCATGGCCGAGATCATGGAGTACATCGAGAAGATGGAGAAGATCACCGGCAAGAAGTTCGGCGACCATGAGAATCCTCTGCTGGTGTCTGTGCGCTCCGGCGCCCGGGCCTCCATGCCCGGCATGATGGACACCATCCTGAACCTGGGCCTGAATGAGGATGTGGTGGGCGTCATCGCCGCCAAGTCCGGCAATCCCCGCTGGGCCTGGGACTGCTATCGCCGCTTTATCCAGATGTATTCCGATGTGGTGATGGAGGTAGGCAAGAAGTATTTCGAGCAGCTCATCGACGAGATGAAGGAGAAGAAGGGCGTCACCCAGGATGTGGAGCTCTCCGCCGAGGATCTGAAGGAGCTGGCCATGCAGTTCAAGGCCGAGTACAAGGCCAAGATCGGCGCCGACTTCCCCTCTGACCCCAAGGAGCAGCTCATCGGCGCCATCAAGGCCGTGTTCCGCTCTTGGGACAATCCCCGGGCCAATGTATACCGCCGGGATAACGACATCCCCTATTCCTGGGGCACCGCTGTCAACGTTCAATCCATGGCCTTCGGCAACATGGGCGACGACTGCGGCACCGGCGTGGCCTTTACCCGTAACCCCGCCACCGGCGAGAAGAAACTCATGGGCGAGTTTTTGACCAACGCCCAGGGCGAGGATGTGGTGGCCGGCGTGCGCACCCCCATGCCCATCGACCAGATGGCCGAGAAGTTCCCCGAGGCCTATGCACAGTTTGTGGATGTGTGCAAGACTCTGGAGGACCATTACCGGGATATGCAGGACATGGAGTTCACCGTGGAGCACGGCAAGCTCTATATGCTCCAGACCCGTAACGGCAAGCGCACCGCCAAGGCGGCCCTGAAGATCGCCTGCGACCTGGTGGACGAGGGCATGATCTCCGAGCAGCAGGCCGTGGCCATGATCGACCCCCGGAACCTGGATACCCTCCTGCACCCCCAGTTTGACGCCGAGGCTCTGAAGAAGGCCCAGCCCGCCGGCAAGGCCCTGCCCGCCTCCCCCGGCGCCGCCTGCGGCAAGATCGTCTTTACCGCCGAGGACGCCAAGGCTTGGGCTGCCCGGGGTGAGAAGGTGGTCCTGGTCCGCCTGGAGACCTCTCCCGAGGACATCGAGGGCATGAAGGCTGCCCAGGGCATCCTCACCGTGCGCGGCGGTATGACCAGCCACGCCGCTGTGGTGGCCCGCGGTATGGGCACCTGCTGCGTCTCCGGCTGCTCCGCCATCGCTATGGACGAGGAGAACAAGAAGTTTACCCTCTCCGGCAAGACCTATCACGAGGGCGACTGGCTGAGCCTGGACGGCTCCACCGGTAATATTTACGACGGCGCTATGCCCACCGTGGACGCTACCATCGGCGGCGAGTTCGGCCGCATCATGGGCTGGGCCGACAAGTATCGCCGCCTGAAGGTCCGCACCAATGCCGACACCCCCCACGACGCCGCTAAGGCCCGTGAGCTGGGCGCCCAGGGCATCGGCCTGTGCCGTACCGAGCATATGTTCTTCGAGGGCGACCGTATCGAAGCTATCCGCGAGATGATCTGCTCCGACACCGTAGAGGAGCGGGAGGCGGCTCTGGCCAAGCTCCTGCCCATGCAGCAGGGCGACTTCGAGGGCATCTATGAGGCCATGGAGGGCTGCCCCGTGACCATCCGCTTCCTGGATCCCCCTCTGCACGAGTTCGTGCCCACCGAGGAGGCCGACATTGAGAAGCTGGCCAAGGCCCAGGGCAAGACCGTGGAGCAGATCAAGAACATCATCGCCGCCCTCCACGAGTTCAACCCCATGATGGGTCACCGTGGCTGCCGCCTGGCCGTTACCTTCCCGGAGATTGCCGCCATGCAGACCCGGGCTGTCATCCGCGCCGCCATCAATGTGCAGAAGAAGCACCCCGACTGGACCATGGTCCCCGAGATCATGATCCCCCTGGTGGGCGAGGTGAAGGAGCTGAAGTATGTAAAGGACATCGTGGTTACGACCGCCGACCAGGAGCTGGCCGCCGCCGGGATGGACATGAAGTACCTGGTGGGTACCATGATCGAGATCCCCAGAGCCGCCCTCACCGCCGACCAGATCGCCACCGAGGCCCAGTTCTTCTCCTTCGGCACCAACGACCTGACCCAGATGACCTTCGGCTTCAGCCGCGACGACGCCGGCAAGTTCCTGGGCGCTTACTACGATAAGAAGATCTACGAGAACGATCCCTTCGCCAAGCTGGACCAGGTCGGCGTAGGCAAGCTGGTGAAGATGGCCGCTGAGATGGGCCGCGCCACCCGCCCCGACATCCACCTGGGCATCTGCGGCGAGCACGGCGGCGACCCCAGCAGCGTGGAGTTCTGCCACAAGGTGGGCCTGGACTATGTGTCCTGCTCCCCCTTCCGCGTTCCCATCGCCCGTCTGGCCGCTGCCCAGGCTGCCATCAAGGAACAGCGCCAATAA
- a CDS encoding DNA polymerase III subunit delta', which yields MDPVLESRIRRGARQGALPHSVIFSGSGDLLAAARFYTAALECRQADKPCLRCPACGKVLRGTHPDCVTAEDSQHKDLSVEVLRALRSDAYIQPNEGACKVFLFPDCRRLTVQDQNVLLKLVEEGPAYAAFLFCAENPSVLLPTVRSRCAELSVRPTEQEAAAPSPEAQALLEAMAGGESPAVTQVLVGFENGKMTREKLQQVLRECREGSLQALRLRWGAPPETLCADGVGPLSRRLTKKQLMRLCEMLGKFAQECEWNVAVGQVLGAVAVEWEDIL from the coding sequence ATGGATCCTGTGCTGGAGAGCCGTATTCGCCGCGGGGCCCGGCAGGGTGCGCTGCCCCACAGCGTCATCTTTTCCGGCAGCGGCGATCTTTTGGCCGCCGCCCGGTTCTACACCGCCGCCTTAGAGTGCCGGCAGGCGGATAAGCCCTGCCTGCGCTGCCCCGCCTGCGGCAAGGTGCTCCGGGGCACCCATCCCGACTGCGTCACCGCCGAGGACAGCCAGCACAAGGATCTGTCCGTGGAGGTGCTGCGGGCCCTGCGCTCCGATGCCTATATCCAGCCCAACGAGGGCGCGTGCAAGGTGTTCCTTTTCCCCGACTGCCGCCGCCTGACGGTCCAGGACCAGAATGTTCTCTTAAAGCTTGTGGAGGAGGGGCCTGCCTACGCGGCGTTTCTTTTCTGCGCGGAAAATCCCTCGGTGCTGCTGCCCACGGTGCGCTCCCGGTGCGCGGAGCTTTCCGTGCGCCCCACGGAGCAGGAGGCGGCGGCGCCAAGCCCGGAGGCCCAGGCACTTTTGGAGGCTATGGCCGGCGGCGAGAGCCCGGCGGTTACGCAGGTGCTGGTGGGCTTTGAAAACGGGAAAATGACCCGGGAAAAGCTCCAGCAGGTGCTGCGGGAGTGCCGGGAGGGCAGCCTGCAGGCCCTGCGTCTGCGCTGGGGCGCACCCCCGGAGACTCTGTGCGCCGACGGGGTAGGGCCCCTGAGCCGAAGGCTTACAAAAAAGCAGCTTATGCGGCTGTGTGAAATGCTGGGCAAATTCGCCCAAGAATGTGAATGGAATGTGGCGGTGGGCCAGGTTTTAGGCGCCGTCGCCGTAGAATGGGAGGATATCCTATGA